In Agarivorans gilvus, one genomic interval encodes:
- the dprA gene encoding DNA-processing protein DprA — protein sequence MLPQLSVAQYLLLAEVPRLSLARLQEVLAHTGTEALFTASEAQLRGWQFSSAQISALLKPNQQRIDNTLSWLAESGCQVIGCFDALYPECLRNIQRPPLLLFVRGNAALLKRPQLAIVGSRHASVVALRHSQMFAQQLAEQGFTITSGLALGIDAAAHKGALLARPDATIAVVATGLDRVYPKRHQQLAHQIVEQGVIVSEFWPGTAAKANHFPRRNRIISGLSKAVLVVQAGLPSGSLLTANYAAEQGRDVFAVPGSIDDPLHAGCHYLIQQGAKLVSSAADIMEELEGFIETPIPLSPGMEQNMQEQNLPYRQLLDNVAYETTSIDDLVLSTQQPVDAVLAQLTELEILGVVAVVPGGYVKLRRN from the coding sequence TTGCTACCTCAGTTATCGGTAGCTCAATACCTGCTGTTAGCAGAGGTGCCGCGTCTTTCTTTGGCGCGTCTGCAAGAGGTATTAGCTCACACCGGTACTGAGGCTTTGTTTACTGCCAGCGAAGCACAATTACGTGGCTGGCAGTTTAGCTCCGCGCAAATTTCCGCTTTATTAAAACCCAATCAACAGCGCATCGACAATACCCTTAGTTGGTTAGCTGAATCAGGTTGCCAAGTAATCGGCTGCTTTGACGCTTTATATCCTGAATGTTTACGTAATATTCAGCGGCCACCCTTGCTATTGTTTGTTCGTGGCAATGCCGCTTTGTTAAAGCGACCTCAACTGGCCATTGTCGGTAGTCGTCATGCCAGTGTGGTGGCCTTACGGCATAGCCAAATGTTTGCTCAGCAACTAGCAGAACAGGGCTTTACTATTACCAGTGGCTTGGCTTTAGGCATCGATGCGGCAGCCCATAAAGGCGCTTTGCTGGCAAGGCCAGACGCTACCATTGCCGTGGTGGCAACCGGCTTGGATAGAGTCTACCCCAAGCGCCATCAACAGCTCGCCCATCAAATTGTTGAACAAGGCGTCATAGTAAGTGAATTTTGGCCGGGAACCGCCGCTAAGGCTAACCACTTTCCTCGGCGTAATCGAATTATTAGCGGCTTGAGCAAGGCGGTATTGGTGGTGCAAGCAGGCTTGCCCAGTGGCTCTTTGTTGACCGCTAACTATGCTGCAGAGCAGGGGCGAGATGTATTTGCTGTGCCGGGTTCCATCGACGATCCTTTGCATGCGGGTTGCCATTATCTGATTCAGCAAGGCGCTAAATTAGTCAGCTCGGCGGCCGATATTATGGAAGAGCTTGAAGGTTTTATTGAGACGCCTATTCCCCTTTCTCCGGGAATGGAGCAAAATATGCAAGAACAAAATTTGCCTTATCGTCAATTGTTGGATAACGTAGCTTATGAGACAACTTCAATTGATGATTTGGTCTTAAGCACTCAACAACCTGTTGATGCTGTACTGGCTCAGCTAACTGAGCTTGAGATATTGGGTGTTGTGGCCGTAGTGCCAGGTGGTTACGTCAAGCTGAGGAGGAACTAA
- the glnG gene encoding nitrogen regulation protein NR(I), which translates to MAATIWVVDDDSSIRWVLEKALKTAGYDCLSFADGEMMLQQLDYEQPDVVISDIRMPGMDGLSLLEKIQAHYPDMPVIIMTAHSDLDSAVNAYQRGAFEYLPKPFDIDEAVALTERAVTVSREQKGNKANNKPSSPAPEIIGEAPAMQEVFRAIGRLSRSSISVLINGQSGTGKELVAHALHKHSPRASGSFIALNMAAIPKDLIESELFGHEKGAFTGANNIRHGRFEQANGGTLFLDEIGDMPLDIQTRLLRVLADGQFYRVGGHSPVQVDVRIIAATHQNLEKKVTEGDFREDLFHRLNVIRIHLPSLCERREDIPALAKHFLEIAAKELNVESKQLHKDTQRFMMQLAWPGNVRQLENVCRWLTVMASGQEVLPTDLPPELSQPVASEPGETADANWRTLLKSWVSQQLVSGQIDILSEAMPDFERIMLTTALEHTHGHKQEAARLLGWGRNTLTRKLKELDVEA; encoded by the coding sequence ATGGCAGCAACAATATGGGTGGTTGATGACGATAGCTCAATTCGTTGGGTCTTAGAAAAAGCGCTTAAAACCGCGGGATATGACTGTTTGAGCTTTGCCGATGGCGAAATGATGCTTCAGCAACTGGATTACGAGCAACCCGATGTGGTGATCTCAGACATTCGCATGCCCGGTATGGACGGCTTAAGCCTGCTGGAAAAAATTCAAGCGCATTACCCCGATATGCCAGTGATTATCATGACTGCACACTCCGATTTGGATAGTGCTGTAAATGCTTATCAAAGAGGTGCCTTTGAATATCTTCCTAAACCCTTTGATATCGACGAAGCCGTTGCTTTAACAGAACGCGCAGTTACCGTATCTAGAGAGCAAAAAGGTAACAAAGCCAATAACAAGCCTAGCTCCCCAGCACCAGAAATCATCGGCGAAGCACCTGCGATGCAGGAAGTTTTCCGCGCCATTGGTCGCCTTTCACGCTCAAGTATTTCAGTGTTAATTAATGGTCAATCGGGTACCGGTAAAGAGTTGGTCGCTCACGCCTTACACAAGCACAGCCCTCGCGCTAGCGGCAGCTTCATTGCGCTGAATATGGCCGCGATTCCTAAAGATTTGATTGAGTCAGAACTGTTTGGTCATGAAAAAGGTGCCTTTACCGGAGCCAACAACATACGCCATGGACGTTTCGAGCAAGCCAATGGTGGTACCTTATTCCTCGATGAAATCGGTGACATGCCGCTAGACATTCAGACTCGTTTGTTACGCGTTTTGGCCGATGGACAATTCTACCGAGTGGGTGGACATTCGCCGGTACAGGTAGACGTGCGGATTATCGCCGCGACTCACCAAAACTTAGAGAAGAAGGTGACCGAAGGTGACTTCCGTGAAGATTTATTTCACCGCTTAAATGTGATTCGTATTCACCTTCCTTCATTATGTGAACGACGTGAGGACATTCCAGCTTTAGCCAAGCACTTCCTAGAGATTGCTGCTAAAGAGCTCAATGTAGAAAGCAAACAGCTGCACAAAGATACTCAACGCTTCATGATGCAATTGGCTTGGCCGGGTAATGTGCGTCAATTAGAAAACGTTTGTCGCTGGTTAACGGTAATGGCCAGTGGTCAAGAGGTTCTGCCTACTGACTTACCACCAGAGTTGAGCCAACCGGTGGCCAGTGAGCCAGGTGAAACAGCCGATGCCAACTGGCGTACCCTGCTGAAAAGCTGGGTTTCTCAACAACTGGTCTCGGGACAAATCGATATTCTTAGTGAAGCCATGCCCGACTTTGAGCGAATCATGCTTACCACCGCCCTAGAACATACTCACGGGCACAAACAAGAAGCGGCACGTTTGCTTGGCTGGGGGCGCAATACCCTCACCCGTAAATTGAAAGAGTTAGACGTAGAGGCTTAA
- the glnL gene encoding nitrogen regulation protein NR(II) — protein sequence MLDISGLERLVLENQVTAIVLLDVALKIQYVNASAEQLLGQSAKRLIGEPLAMQVKHSSLDLSKLNALCSNGQSFTDNEVTLVFDSHHALVELSATHINSSKKNLLMLEMRAIGQQKKISQELYQHAQQQAAKELVRGLAHEIKNPLGGLRGAAQLLEKELVNPELKEFTGIIIEQADRLRKLVDRLLGPQRPGTHELHNVHSVLEKVRQLVKLDLPEGITVERDYDPSIPDFEMDHEQLLQAFLNIVQNAVQALGDKGGIISIITRTAHQATIAGQRYKLAAEIRIVDNGPGIPTELLDTLFYPMVTGREGGTGLGLSISQNLINQHKGKIECASWPGHTEFTIHLPLRR from the coding sequence GTGTTAGATATTTCTGGATTAGAGCGCTTAGTACTCGAAAACCAAGTCACAGCAATTGTGCTACTTGATGTTGCGTTAAAGATCCAATATGTCAATGCCTCAGCCGAGCAGTTACTCGGTCAAAGTGCCAAACGCCTAATTGGCGAACCACTCGCGATGCAGGTGAAACATAGCTCACTAGACCTTAGTAAACTCAACGCCCTGTGTAGTAATGGGCAAAGCTTTACCGACAACGAAGTCACCTTAGTGTTTGATAGTCATCACGCCTTGGTTGAGCTTTCTGCAACCCATATCAATAGCAGCAAAAAAAACTTATTGATGCTGGAAATGCGGGCGATTGGCCAGCAAAAGAAAATTTCTCAAGAGCTCTACCAACATGCCCAACAACAGGCGGCCAAAGAATTGGTTCGCGGACTAGCCCACGAAATTAAAAACCCCTTGGGCGGGCTACGCGGCGCAGCACAATTATTAGAGAAAGAGCTGGTAAATCCAGAATTAAAAGAGTTTACCGGCATTATCATTGAACAAGCTGACCGACTTCGCAAATTGGTTGACCGCTTATTAGGCCCACAACGCCCCGGCACTCACGAATTGCACAATGTGCACTCGGTATTAGAGAAAGTAAGGCAACTGGTTAAGCTTGATTTACCCGAGGGAATCACTGTAGAGCGTGATTACGACCCAAGTATTCCCGACTTTGAGATGGACCATGAGCAATTACTGCAGGCCTTTCTCAACATCGTACAAAATGCAGTGCAAGCCTTGGGCGACAAAGGCGGCATTATTAGTATTATTACCCGAACAGCTCATCAAGCCACTATTGCTGGTCAGCGTTACAAGCTAGCCGCAGAAATACGCATCGTTGATAATGGTCCGGGGATCCCAACCGAGTTACTCGACACCCTGTTCTACCCCATGGTCACGGGGCGAGAAGGCGGTACCGGCCTCGGTTTATCAATTTCACAGAATTTAATTAATCAGCATAAAGGGAAGATAGAATGCGCAAGTTGGCCAGGCCACACCGAGTTTACCATTCATCTTCCACTACGACGTTAA
- the cls gene encoding cardiolipin synthase, with product MLNTALSDLGLVIYALLICLVTFQVILKRRAVGVTLSWLLLIFVLPLFGIICYQLFGERYLGRLRAKRARIMEVKYKQRIELLSRSPHVVQHSGSAQAEPLNNLTRRLLGLPILGGNKLQNFQDSLATLQQLCADIKLAQHTIYMEFYIVQPGGLVDPVLQELQQASERGVKVYLLADSVGSSQFLKSAQCKSLKKQGLNIVDALHANPVRMLLQRVDLRLHRKIVAIDQRIAYSGSMNLVDPRYFNQQRGVGQWVDLMLRVEGPAALNLQAIVAYDIEMETGDAAIEQLNLQQEQASYGQQKMQIMPSGPGIFGDHVIQLLLCSIYAAKRQIVLTSPYFVPDESLQIALVTAASRGVEVILILPAKNDSRLVRYASHSFYQQLLDVGVNIFRFKGGLLHTKSLLIDQQIALVGTVNLDMRSFWLNFEVTSIIDDPAYAEDLYRIIQDYLKQSSRINPIAWRKRPLYRRLMENIIHIFSPLL from the coding sequence GTGTTAAATACCGCCTTAAGCGATTTAGGCTTGGTGATATACGCCCTGTTGATTTGCCTGGTCACCTTTCAAGTGATTCTGAAACGCAGAGCCGTAGGCGTCACCCTTAGCTGGCTGTTATTGATTTTTGTTCTGCCCCTATTTGGCATTATTTGCTATCAATTGTTTGGCGAGCGCTACCTTGGACGACTTCGAGCGAAGCGCGCTCGAATTATGGAAGTCAAATATAAACAACGCATCGAGCTCTTGAGCCGCTCCCCTCATGTGGTGCAACACTCTGGTTCCGCTCAAGCAGAGCCACTCAACAACCTTACTCGCCGCTTACTTGGATTGCCCATTTTGGGTGGCAATAAACTGCAAAACTTTCAAGACTCCCTCGCCACCCTGCAACAGTTATGCGCAGATATTAAACTCGCCCAGCACACGATTTATATGGAATTTTACATTGTGCAGCCAGGGGGCTTAGTTGACCCAGTATTACAAGAATTGCAGCAAGCGAGTGAGCGTGGCGTCAAAGTCTACCTATTAGCGGACTCAGTAGGTTCGAGTCAATTTCTTAAGTCTGCGCAGTGTAAATCCTTGAAAAAACAAGGGTTAAACATAGTTGACGCATTACATGCCAACCCAGTACGAATGTTATTGCAACGTGTCGATTTAAGATTACACCGTAAAATTGTCGCCATCGATCAGCGTATCGCCTATAGCGGCTCAATGAACTTGGTAGACCCGCGTTACTTTAATCAACAGCGCGGTGTAGGCCAATGGGTCGATCTGATGCTCAGGGTTGAAGGGCCCGCAGCACTCAATCTACAAGCCATAGTGGCTTACGACATCGAGATGGAAACCGGCGATGCCGCCATCGAGCAATTAAATTTGCAGCAAGAGCAAGCCAGCTACGGGCAGCAAAAGATGCAAATAATGCCTTCGGGGCCGGGGATCTTTGGCGACCACGTTATTCAACTGCTACTGTGCTCTATTTATGCGGCGAAACGACAGATCGTACTCACTAGCCCCTACTTTGTTCCCGATGAGAGCCTACAAATTGCACTGGTTACCGCGGCTAGCCGAGGCGTAGAAGTGATCCTGATCCTGCCTGCAAAAAACGACTCTCGCTTGGTACGTTACGCCAGCCACTCCTTCTATCAACAATTGCTTGATGTGGGTGTGAACATTTTTCGTTTTAAGGGCGGCTTACTGCATACTAAAAGCCTGTTAATAGACCAACAAATCGCATTGGTGGGCACGGTTAACTTAGATATGCGCAGTTTTTGGCTCAACTTTGAAGTGACCTCAATTATTGACGACCCTGCCTACGCCGAAGACTTGTATCGGATTATTCAGGACTACTTAAAACAAAGCAGCCGTATTAATCCCATCGCTTGGCGAAAACGCCCCCTCTATCGCCGCCTCATGGAGAACATCATCCATATTTTCAGCCCGCTGTTATAG
- a CDS encoding DUF494 family protein, protein MFDILMYLFETYIHSDVELLMDHDELTEELSRAGFHKEEIYKALDWLEQLASLQDSDKQPYLNPSELPSLRVYTAQEITKLDVSCRGFLLFLEQMKVLNAETREMVIDRVMELDGPELELEDLKWVILMVLFNVPGSESAYQQMEELLFDLGDGPLH, encoded by the coding sequence ATGTTTGATATCCTCATGTATCTGTTCGAAACCTACATACATAGTGATGTAGAACTGTTGATGGATCACGATGAGCTAACTGAAGAGCTTAGTCGGGCGGGGTTTCATAAAGAAGAAATCTATAAGGCCTTAGATTGGTTGGAGCAACTTGCTTCGTTGCAAGACAGCGACAAACAGCCTTATTTAAATCCTTCTGAACTCCCTTCACTTCGGGTGTATACCGCCCAAGAGATTACCAAGTTGGACGTATCTTGCCGTGGCTTTTTATTGTTCTTAGAACAAATGAAAGTGCTCAACGCCGAGACTCGCGAGATGGTTATCGATAGAGTGATGGAGTTGGATGGGCCGGAGTTAGAGCTGGAAGACTTAAAATGGGTCATTTTAATGGTGCTATTTAATGTTCCCGGCAGTGAGTCCGCCTATCAGCAGATGGAAGAGTTATTGTTCGACTTAGGGGATGGGCCTCTTCACTAG
- the typA gene encoding translational GTPase TypA has translation MLDKLRNIAIIAHVDHGKTTLVDKLLQQSGTLQTRGDAEERVMDSNDLEKERGITILAKNTAIEWNDYHINIVDTPGHADFGGEVERVLSMVDSVLLLVDAQEGPMPQTRFVTQKAFAQGLKPILVINKIDKPGARPDWVMDQVFDLFDNLGATDEQLDFQVVYASALNGWASSEEGVQTDNMEALFQAIVDNVAPPEAKSGEGLQMQISQLDYNSYVGVIGVGRVSRGSVKTNQQVTVVGADGKTRNGKVGQVLGYLGLERHEVAEANAGDIIAITGLGELKISDTICDQSNVEALPALSVDEPTVTMTFQVNTSPFAGKEGKYVTSRNILERLQQELVHNVALRVEETDDPDKFRVSGRGELHLGILIENMRREGFELAVSRPEVILRTVDGKLEEPYEVVTIDVEEEHQGSIMEQIGLRKGELTDMAPDGKGRVRMDFMIPSRGLIGFQTEFMTLTSGSGLLYHTFDHYGPHKGGTIGQRQNGVLISNATGKALTYALFNLQERGRLFTKHADEVYEGQVVGIHSRDNDLTVNCLKGKQLTNVRASGTDEAQVLTPPIVMTLEQALEFIDDDELVEVTPENIRIRKRHLTENERKRAARPPKA, from the coding sequence GTGCTAGATAAGTTAAGAAACATCGCCATTATTGCTCACGTTGACCATGGTAAAACTACCTTGGTAGACAAACTATTGCAGCAATCGGGCACTCTGCAAACACGTGGAGATGCGGAAGAGCGAGTGATGGACTCAAACGATCTTGAAAAAGAACGTGGAATTACCATTTTGGCCAAGAATACGGCGATTGAGTGGAATGATTACCACATCAATATCGTTGATACTCCTGGACACGCTGATTTCGGTGGTGAGGTAGAACGCGTATTGTCTATGGTTGATTCGGTATTGTTGTTGGTAGACGCCCAAGAAGGCCCAATGCCACAGACCCGTTTCGTAACTCAAAAAGCGTTTGCGCAAGGTCTAAAACCGATTTTGGTGATTAACAAAATCGATAAGCCCGGTGCTCGCCCTGACTGGGTAATGGATCAGGTATTTGATTTATTCGATAACCTTGGTGCAACTGACGAGCAGTTAGACTTCCAAGTGGTTTACGCTTCAGCCCTGAATGGTTGGGCTAGCTCTGAAGAGGGCGTACAAACCGACAACATGGAAGCACTATTTCAAGCCATCGTGGATAACGTTGCACCACCAGAAGCCAAAAGCGGTGAAGGCCTGCAAATGCAAATCTCTCAGCTTGATTACAACTCTTACGTAGGTGTAATTGGTGTGGGCCGTGTATCACGTGGTTCGGTGAAAACTAACCAACAAGTGACCGTAGTGGGTGCCGACGGTAAAACTCGTAACGGTAAAGTGGGCCAAGTATTGGGTTACTTAGGTCTAGAGCGTCACGAAGTCGCTGAAGCCAATGCCGGTGATATTATTGCTATTACTGGTTTAGGTGAGCTGAAAATTTCTGACACCATTTGTGACCAAAGCAATGTAGAAGCCTTGCCTGCCTTGTCAGTTGATGAGCCTACCGTCACCATGACCTTCCAAGTAAACACTTCTCCTTTTGCCGGTAAAGAAGGCAAATACGTGACTTCACGTAATATTTTGGAGCGTTTACAACAGGAGCTAGTACATAACGTAGCGCTACGTGTAGAAGAAACTGATGATCCTGATAAATTCCGTGTATCGGGTCGTGGTGAACTACACCTAGGTATTCTGATTGAAAACATGCGTCGTGAAGGCTTTGAGCTAGCGGTATCACGCCCTGAAGTAATTCTTCGCACCGTAGATGGCAAGTTAGAAGAACCTTATGAAGTGGTGACCATCGATGTGGAAGAAGAGCATCAAGGTAGCATCATGGAGCAAATTGGCTTACGTAAGGGTGAGTTAACCGACATGGCACCAGACGGCAAAGGCCGCGTGCGTATGGACTTCATGATTCCTTCGCGTGGCTTAATTGGTTTCCAAACCGAGTTCATGACCCTAACTTCGGGTTCTGGTTTGCTTTACCATACTTTCGATCACTATGGTCCCCATAAAGGCGGCACTATTGGTCAGCGCCAAAACGGCGTATTGATCTCTAACGCTACCGGTAAAGCGCTAACTTACGCCTTGTTCAACCTACAAGAGCGTGGCCGCTTATTCACTAAGCATGCTGATGAAGTGTATGAAGGTCAGGTTGTGGGTATTCACAGTCGCGATAACGACCTTACCGTGAACTGTCTTAAAGGCAAGCAGCTAACTAACGTTCGTGCTTCGGGTACTGATGAAGCGCAGGTGCTAACGCCACCCATCGTGATGACGCTAGAACAAGCGCTTGAGTTTATTGATGACGATGAATTAGTTGAGGTAACGCCAGAGAATATTCGTATTCGTAAGCGTCACTTAACTGAAAATGAGCGTAAACGTGCTGCGCGTCCGCCTAAAGCTTAA
- a CDS encoding PEP-CTERM/exosortase system-associated acyltransferase: MSHQQPSSIAPRKHAYSAPSVKQLTLLHQGEVLAQRYQRYFQASVASTEHDLRSIFQLRHRVYCEEFQFEPSNALQLERDQYDSYSHFCRVQHLNSGLDAGCLRLVNPNSQQSLPLLDACSSAITDRKLHPDNFAKEDICEVSRVALDGLFRRRRIDQQYGARPSGVGLDRFSDKELRTFPYISISLYLAASIIAEHSGIKHAYVMVEPKLARSLSLFGIKMTRIGPDIDYHGIRAAYHITIERFQSYLPLLYQPLFELIKQNVQASMGLLTQASTNPNNYPATLLPCLCRAK, translated from the coding sequence GTGAGTCATCAGCAACCGAGCAGTATTGCCCCTCGTAAACATGCTTATTCCGCCCCCTCAGTGAAACAGCTAACGCTGTTACATCAAGGCGAAGTACTAGCGCAACGCTACCAACGTTATTTTCAGGCCAGCGTTGCCAGCACCGAGCACGACTTACGCAGCATCTTTCAACTACGCCATCGAGTGTACTGTGAAGAGTTTCAGTTTGAGCCGAGTAACGCGCTACAACTAGAGCGTGACCAATACGATAGCTACTCTCACTTTTGTCGTGTACAACATCTCAATTCGGGTTTAGATGCGGGCTGCTTAAGACTGGTTAACCCTAATAGCCAGCAAAGCCTCCCCTTATTGGATGCCTGTAGTTCCGCAATTACCGATCGTAAGCTGCACCCCGACAATTTTGCTAAAGAAGATATTTGTGAAGTATCACGAGTGGCCTTAGATGGCTTGTTTCGTCGCCGTCGCATCGACCAGCAATATGGGGCAAGACCCTCTGGAGTCGGTTTAGATCGCTTTAGTGATAAGGAGCTACGCACCTTTCCTTATATCAGTATCAGCCTCTACCTAGCCGCATCGATCATCGCTGAGCATAGCGGAATCAAGCACGCTTACGTCATGGTAGAACCCAAACTGGCCCGTAGCTTGTCATTATTTGGCATCAAAATGACCCGCATCGGACCCGATATTGATTACCATGGTATTCGTGCCGCCTACCATATTACTATCGAGCGCTTTCAAAGCTATTTACCGCTGTTATATCAGCCCTTGTTTGAGTTGATAAAACAAAACGTACAGGCCAGCATGGGACTACTAACTCAAGCGAGCACCAATCCAAATAACTACCCTGCTACCCTGCTCCCCTGCCTCTGCAGAGCTAAGTAG
- a CDS encoding type I DNA topoisomerase, which produces MSKIDPKLFTAHEHALEKEYDVCPKCGGELQHRNSKSGPFLGCSQYPSCDYSRPLHQQDHSLEKRLPGTACPECGEELMLRQGRYGMFIGCSAFPACQHIESAQPKTPASPDITCPACNKGKLAARQSRYGKTFYACDAYPKCSYAVNDQPVAKPCPECGWKLLVVKKTAAGKREVCPQKSCKYKSAPLAD; this is translated from the coding sequence ATGTCTAAGATCGATCCTAAATTATTTACCGCCCATGAACACGCCTTAGAAAAAGAATACGATGTTTGTCCTAAATGCGGTGGTGAACTGCAACATCGTAATAGTAAGTCAGGCCCATTTTTAGGTTGTAGCCAATATCCAAGTTGTGATTATAGCCGACCGCTTCATCAACAAGATCATTCCTTAGAAAAGCGACTCCCCGGCACTGCCTGTCCAGAGTGTGGAGAAGAGTTGATGTTGCGCCAAGGCCGTTATGGCATGTTTATCGGCTGTAGCGCTTTTCCTGCTTGTCAGCATATTGAATCGGCTCAGCCGAAAACACCAGCCAGTCCCGACATTACTTGCCCTGCCTGCAATAAGGGCAAATTGGCGGCTAGACAATCGCGCTATGGTAAAACCTTTTATGCCTGTGATGCCTACCCGAAGTGTTCTTATGCGGTAAATGACCAGCCGGTGGCCAAGCCTTGTCCCGAATGTGGCTGGAAGTTATTAGTAGTGAAAAAAACCGCCGCAGGTAAGCGTGAAGTGTGTCCTCAGAAAAGCTGTAAGTATAAGAGTGCTCCGTTAGCCGATTAG
- the glnA gene encoding glutamate--ammonia ligase: MSAEVLALLKEQEVKFVDLRFTDTKGKEQHVSIPSHQVDEDFFTDGKMFDGSSIAGWKGINESDMVLMPDAATAVLDPFTEETTLNLRCDVLEPATMQGYDRDPRSVAKRAEEYMRASGIADTAYFGPEPEFFLFDDVKYKTDMSGSMYKIDADEACWNSDKAFEDGNTGHRPGVKGGYFPVAPVDSSQDIRSAMCLVMEEMGLTVEAHHHEVATAGQNEIATKFNTIIGKADETQILKYVIHNVAHAYGKTATFMPKPVVGDNGSGMHVHQSIWKDGENLFAGDLYGGLSETALFYIGGIIKHAKALNAFTNASTNSYKRLVPGFEAPVMLAYSARNRSASIRIPVVPSPKARRIEVRFPDPTANPYLAFSAMLMAGLDGIKNKIHPGDAMDKDLYDLPAEEAAAIPQVATSLEDALKNLDEDRAFLTAGGVFSDDYIDSYIELKAADIERLNMTTHPVEFEMYYSV; the protein is encoded by the coding sequence ATGTCTGCAGAAGTTTTAGCTTTGCTTAAAGAGCAAGAAGTTAAATTTGTTGACCTACGCTTTACCGATACTAAAGGTAAAGAACAACACGTATCTATTCCATCGCACCAAGTTGACGAAGATTTCTTCACCGACGGTAAAATGTTTGATGGTTCTTCAATTGCTGGCTGGAAAGGCATCAACGAATCAGACATGGTACTAATGCCTGACGCTGCAACTGCCGTTCTTGACCCATTCACCGAAGAAACTACCTTAAACCTTCGTTGTGACGTATTAGAGCCTGCTACTATGCAAGGTTACGACCGTGACCCACGTTCAGTAGCCAAACGTGCTGAAGAATACATGCGCGCTTCTGGTATTGCAGATACTGCTTACTTCGGTCCAGAGCCAGAATTCTTCTTGTTTGACGACGTTAAGTACAAAACTGACATGTCAGGTTCTATGTACAAAATCGATGCTGACGAAGCTTGCTGGAACTCAGACAAAGCTTTCGAAGACGGCAACACTGGTCACCGTCCAGGCGTGAAAGGCGGTTACTTCCCAGTAGCTCCTGTTGATTCTTCTCAAGACATTCGTTCTGCAATGTGTCTAGTAATGGAAGAAATGGGCCTAACTGTTGAAGCTCACCACCACGAAGTAGCGACTGCTGGTCAAAACGAAATCGCAACTAAGTTCAATACCATCATTGGTAAAGCTGACGAAACTCAAATCCTTAAGTACGTGATCCACAACGTTGCTCACGCTTACGGTAAAACAGCTACTTTCATGCCTAAGCCTGTAGTTGGCGACAACGGTAGTGGTATGCACGTTCACCAGTCTATCTGGAAAGACGGCGAAAACTTATTTGCTGGCGACCTATACGGCGGCCTATCTGAAACTGCTCTATTCTACATTGGCGGTATCATCAAACACGCTAAAGCATTGAACGCGTTCACCAACGCTTCAACTAACTCTTACAAGCGTTTGGTACCTGGCTTCGAAGCTCCAGTTATGTTGGCTTACTCTGCACGTAACCGTTCTGCTTCTATCCGTATTCCAGTAGTTCCATCTCCAAAAGCTCGTCGTATCGAAGTTCGCTTCCCTGACCCAACAGCTAACCCATACCTAGCATTCTCAGCTATGTTGATGGCTGGCCTAGATGGGATTAAGAACAAGATCCACCCTGGCGATGCAATGGATAAAGACTTGTACGACCTACCAGCTGAAGAAGCAGCAGCGATTCCACAAGTGGCAACTTCTCTAGAAGATGCATTGAAAAACTTGGACGAAGACCGTGCCTTCTTAACTGCTGGCGGCGTATTCTCTGATGACTACATCGATTCTTACATCGAATTGAAAGCTGCAGACATCGAGCGTCTAAACATGACAACTCACCCAGTTGAGTTCGAAATGTACTACAGTGTATAA
- a CDS encoding DUF4124 domain-containing protein — translation MNKWLIVLSLLMSSVASSYAADTIYQWVDENGITHFSDRPQQGATPLKVEVTPPATTGPLVTPRQPLKKQQKAIKYQVNITSPNHEQTIRDNQGKLDISATTQPAPLNNMGFKLILDGIPQGQITPIANFQLTNIDRGAHTIKVQLVDESGKEIASSKSITVFLHRANASVGGATASGGG, via the coding sequence ATGAACAAATGGTTGATAGTTTTATCTTTGCTAATGAGTAGCGTAGCGTCTAGCTATGCCGCAGATACCATCTATCAATGGGTTGATGAGAACGGCATAACCCATTTTTCAGACCGCCCTCAACAAGGGGCTACTCCACTAAAGGTTGAGGTCACACCACCGGCCACCACAGGCCCGCTAGTCACCCCGAGACAGCCGCTAAAAAAACAACAAAAAGCGATTAAATATCAGGTAAATATAACCAGTCCTAACCATGAACAAACGATCCGCGATAATCAGGGAAAATTGGATATTAGCGCCACCACTCAACCAGCCCCGTTAAACAATATGGGCTTTAAACTGATTTTGGATGGTATTCCGCAAGGGCAGATCACCCCAATAGCTAACTTTCAACTCACCAATATTGATCGAGGCGCTCACACTATAAAAGTGCAGCTTGTTGATGAATCGGGCAAGGAAATTGCATCGTCTAAATCTATAACTGTATTTTTGCACCGCGCTAACGCATCAGTAGGCGGAGCAACGGCCTCAGGGGGAGGTTGA